A DNA window from Paenibacillus sp. HWE-109 contains the following coding sequences:
- a CDS encoding cohesin domain-containing protein, which yields MNQLRKIVLVSLIFLLSFSSLSLAAPHTISDANGHIVVEGLRQGNQVKLSLSYQNLSADFTGFQAEIQLPEQLDEKSGIFNADNTVIQSSAADNYDTTTNLYKLVVLSPELSSQPQGRSGKIGDITFHYKAGQERDELSFMLKSIRVYGGWNPIISKQNEEFQMSGSVPSEELQLFIDKNTELAEPGEVFSLVIKAEADDLYGFDIYLDYNPALVQLEGSPNLHGDFGVLNHTASLFYSDQDGKMRIIGTRLAVEQGVNGKVGLVELKFKAKDGHGLSRFVIGQGSKFSDSNGGIQSPAADYAGSVALANPDINGDGHLAVNDLIRIAQANGKASADSGFDERLDMNLDGKINVLDIAYVAYKLLK from the coding sequence ATGAACCAGTTAAGGAAAATCGTGTTAGTGTCGCTTATTTTTCTTCTCTCGTTTTCCAGTCTATCCTTAGCTGCCCCCCATACAATCTCCGATGCAAATGGACATATCGTCGTGGAGGGGTTGCGGCAAGGGAATCAGGTGAAGCTGTCATTGTCCTATCAGAACCTTAGCGCGGATTTTACCGGATTTCAGGCAGAAATTCAGCTTCCGGAGCAGCTGGATGAGAAGAGCGGGATATTTAACGCGGATAACACGGTCATCCAATCCAGCGCGGCAGACAATTATGATACCACGACAAACTTGTATAAGCTGGTCGTCTTAAGTCCGGAGCTCTCCTCGCAGCCCCAAGGAAGAAGCGGGAAAATCGGAGATATCACTTTTCATTATAAAGCAGGTCAAGAAAGAGATGAGCTCAGCTTTATGCTGAAGAGCATTCGCGTATACGGCGGATGGAATCCAATCATCTCCAAGCAAAATGAGGAGTTTCAAATGTCCGGCTCTGTACCTTCCGAGGAGCTTCAACTCTTTATTGACAAGAACACTGAGCTCGCGGAGCCTGGTGAAGTATTCAGTCTGGTTATTAAGGCAGAGGCAGATGACCTTTATGGGTTTGACATTTATTTGGATTACAATCCAGCGCTTGTACAGTTGGAAGGATCGCCGAATCTGCATGGAGATTTTGGGGTTCTGAACCATACGGCTTCGCTATTCTATAGTGACCAAGATGGGAAAATGAGAATCATTGGTACTCGATTAGCTGTTGAACAAGGGGTAAACGGTAAAGTCGGCTTAGTTGAACTGAAATTTAAAGCGAAAGACGGGCATGGCTTATCGCGCTTTGTCATCGGTCAGGGTAGCAAGTTTTCCGACTCAAACGGCGGCATCCAAAGCCCAGCAGCAGATTATGCGGGCAGTGTTGCTCTTGCCAACCCGGATATCAATGGGGATGGCCATCTGGCTGTTAATGATCTGATTCGGATCGCTCAAGCGAACGGTAAAGCTTCCGCCGACAGCGGATTTGATGAGCGCCTTGACATGAATCTGGATGGCAAAATCAATGTTTTGGATATTGCCTATGTGGCTTATAAATTATTGAAATAG
- a CDS encoding thioredoxin family protein gives MARKTFWFMTGAIALLVAVVGIGQWKGIETTWADSQINGPNEITGSSSEAIAELKRVIHSDDQNFVYLYKSNCGHCTKLEPVISAAAEKKGVKLYRFNLTNYGGALDLKNEKGLPLVHFYKELPAVAYYNKGWLIAWIEGDESDKKYEEFYEHFQFGDDDGHDNGKGHKHGDGHEHADMK, from the coding sequence ATGGCAAGAAAAACATTTTGGTTCATGACGGGCGCTATAGCGCTGCTGGTTGCAGTTGTCGGTATAGGGCAATGGAAAGGTATAGAAACGACATGGGCTGATTCACAAATAAACGGCCCTAATGAAATTACAGGAAGCAGCAGTGAAGCGATCGCTGAATTAAAGCGCGTTATTCATTCTGACGATCAAAACTTTGTGTACTTGTATAAATCAAATTGCGGGCACTGCACCAAGCTAGAGCCCGTCATTTCAGCTGCTGCCGAGAAAAAGGGCGTTAAGCTGTATCGTTTTAATTTGACGAATTATGGCGGCGCACTGGACTTGAAAAATGAAAAGGGATTGCCGCTTGTCCATTTCTATAAGGAGCTTCCTGCCGTAGCGTATTACAATAAAGGCTGGCTAATCGCATGGATTGAAGGCGATGAGAGCGACAAGAAATACGAGGAGTTCTATGAACATTTCCAGTTTGGAGATGACGATGGACATGATAATGGGAAAGGACACAAACATGGGGATGGGCATGAACACGCGGATATGAAATGA
- a CDS encoding sugar ABC transporter ATP-binding protein, producing MLVMKNISKTFNGMSALDNVNLVLKRGEVLALVGENGAGKSTLMKILAGIHEPDEGEILLDGKQVKIHSPTSSQKLGIGIIHQELNLISHMTVAENVFLGREPRKLGVFTDKESMVAETRQLLESFHLDLDPNAKIHSLSIGQQQIVEIVKALSLDASILIMDEPTAVLEERESARLFELIRKFKARGTSIIYISHRLNELRLFCDTVTVMRDGQNVAALPMSELTERSIANLMVGRELNELFPSKASKFGEEVLKVENLSLKPYFNNVNFSVRKGEVVGFSGLVGAGRTELARTLFGDWKPDTGRMYWKGKQVHLRNPVDAVALGFGFATEDRKQSGLFLDMSITQNITIAVPKKVSKWQVINRKTEDQTVDRKVKELNIKVNKVTQPVKSLSGGNQQKVVIAKWLATDCELFILDEPTRGIDVGAKSEIYHLISRFAAEGKAVIVISSELPELLGLCNRILVMHRGTIHGELDHTEANEQKIMALAAGIAEGM from the coding sequence ATGCTGGTAATGAAAAATATTAGTAAAACTTTCAATGGCATGAGCGCGCTTGATAACGTGAATTTGGTGTTAAAACGGGGCGAAGTTCTCGCATTAGTGGGAGAGAATGGCGCAGGCAAATCTACCCTGATGAAAATACTCGCGGGCATTCATGAACCGGATGAAGGAGAAATTCTGCTAGATGGAAAACAGGTGAAAATCCATTCACCTACGAGTTCTCAGAAGCTGGGAATCGGTATTATTCATCAGGAATTGAATTTAATCTCTCATATGACGGTTGCAGAGAATGTGTTTTTGGGGAGAGAGCCTCGCAAGTTGGGCGTATTCACGGATAAGGAAAGCATGGTAGCTGAAACGCGGCAGCTCCTGGAAAGCTTTCATTTGGACCTGGACCCCAACGCAAAGATTCATTCATTAAGTATAGGTCAACAACAAATTGTTGAAATTGTGAAAGCGTTATCACTTGACGCAAGCATCCTCATTATGGATGAACCCACAGCCGTACTTGAGGAAAGAGAAAGCGCCCGGCTATTTGAACTGATCCGCAAGTTTAAAGCAAGAGGCACCTCCATTATCTATATCTCGCATCGCTTGAACGAGTTGCGCCTGTTCTGTGACACCGTAACCGTTATGCGCGATGGACAGAATGTAGCGGCATTACCGATGTCAGAACTAACCGAACGTTCGATAGCTAATCTCATGGTAGGCCGTGAATTGAATGAATTGTTCCCATCCAAAGCTTCTAAATTCGGTGAAGAAGTATTGAAGGTAGAGAATTTGTCACTTAAGCCTTATTTCAATAATGTGAATTTCAGCGTACGCAAAGGTGAAGTTGTAGGCTTCTCGGGGCTGGTTGGCGCAGGTAGAACGGAATTGGCGCGTACTTTATTCGGCGATTGGAAGCCGGACACGGGAAGGATGTATTGGAAAGGAAAACAGGTCCATTTGCGTAATCCCGTAGACGCGGTTGCGTTGGGGTTTGGCTTCGCAACAGAGGATAGAAAACAGTCCGGGTTATTTCTAGATATGAGTATTACGCAAAATATTACAATCGCAGTTCCGAAAAAAGTGAGCAAATGGCAGGTGATTAACCGAAAAACCGAGGATCAAACCGTAGACCGGAAGGTGAAGGAATTAAATATTAAAGTAAATAAAGTAACCCAGCCTGTGAAGAGCCTGAGCGGCGGTAATCAGCAAAAAGTAGTCATCGCCAAGTGGTTGGCAACGGACTGTGAACTCTTCATCCTGGATGAGCCGACTCGAGGCATTGATGTAGGAGCCAAGAGTGAAATCTATCATCTCATCTCGCGATTTGCGGCGGAAGGAAAAGCAGTCATTGTCATCTCATCGGAATTACCAGAGCTTCTTGGATTATGTAACCGTATTCTAGTCATGCATCGAGGGACTATTCATGGAGAATTAGATCATACAGAAGCCAATGAACAAAAAATAATGGCATTAGCAGCCGGAATAGCGGAGGGAATGTAG
- a CDS encoding ABC transporter permease yields MNKRYGLPLRVNQPGLAWRFIQKNHVFLIIVVFFVIASVTSDYFLSWENLMNLFRQASVVGMIALGVHFVILLGMVDFSVGSILVFSGSIIMVLQGIDGFGIWLSSIAGVIAGMLLGLLNGVIVVYGKVPSFITTLGMMFAVRSISLWYASGGALQGKYSQYTSLGHGYTLGIPNILFPLILAAILAHIVLTRTLLGRYIYAVGNNRIAAFLSGTPMHWVTIIAFGISGLAAGVGAILETSRLNSISTSSSATTYELDVIAAIVIGGANLSGGKGTIWGTACGVLILSMISNYMNLENVSPYLQGILKGILMLAVLYKQKKMD; encoded by the coding sequence TTGAATAAGAGATACGGCTTGCCTTTGAGAGTTAATCAACCGGGACTGGCCTGGAGGTTCATACAGAAGAACCATGTCTTTCTCATTATCGTCGTTTTTTTTGTTATCGCTTCTGTGACGAGTGATTACTTCCTTTCCTGGGAAAATCTGATGAACCTGTTTCGTCAGGCATCGGTTGTCGGCATGATTGCGCTCGGCGTCCATTTCGTTATTTTACTAGGTATGGTCGACTTTTCAGTAGGTTCGATTCTAGTCTTCTCGGGATCCATCATTATGGTTTTACAAGGTATTGATGGATTTGGCATTTGGTTATCCAGTATTGCAGGTGTTATAGCGGGAATGCTTCTTGGTCTCTTGAACGGGGTGATTGTCGTCTATGGGAAGGTCCCTTCTTTTATTACGACCTTAGGGATGATGTTTGCCGTTCGATCCATTTCACTTTGGTACGCTTCCGGCGGTGCCCTGCAAGGCAAGTATAGCCAGTATACATCTCTAGGACATGGCTATACATTAGGGATTCCAAATATTTTATTCCCGCTTATTCTTGCCGCGATTTTGGCCCATATCGTGTTAACACGCACCCTATTGGGCAGGTACATTTATGCGGTTGGCAACAATCGGATTGCAGCCTTTTTATCCGGTACACCTATGCACTGGGTGACGATCATAGCCTTTGGCATTAGCGGATTGGCGGCAGGAGTCGGAGCTATTCTGGAGACCTCAAGGCTGAACTCCATTTCTACGTCATCCTCAGCAACTACCTATGAGTTGGATGTGATTGCAGCCATTGTGATTGGTGGCGCCAATTTATCGGGCGGAAAAGGGACAATCTGGGGCACCGCTTGCGGTGTGCTCATTCTAAGTATGATTAGCAACTACATGAATCTTGAAAATGTGTCGCCTTATCTACAAGGCATTCTTAAGGGCATCCTCATGCTGGCCGTCTTGTACAAGCAAAAGAAAATGGATTAG
- a CDS encoding sugar ABC transporter ATP-binding protein, with translation MQNINKSFFGVKVLDGVNFHLGHGEVHALIGGNGAGKSTLVKMISGFHQPDEGEISIEGKRVHINSSIEAQQLGVSIIYQDPALVQDMSIAENIFLGVEPRVFGLFANHRKMKRDAKVIMKSLGYIHHPGTLVRHLSLSEQHAVAIAKAISKRARILIMDEPTASLTDMERERLFLLIRSFKEEGIGIIYITHRLEELHNICDRITILRDGKHVITRDLKGLGENDVIRFMLGRELKYLFPQVTHEKGKELLSVKGLTRKPWFNNIQFQLYEGEILGFAGLVGSGRTELAKTIFGELKRDSGEVIWKGKEVRFRGPREAIQHRFGFVNRDRLGKGLFPDMNISQNLTISGLDHLHKWQFLLFKEEQDKALDAILQLSINIQGPDQKVKYLSGGNQQKVTLGRWLVADCDLYFLDEPTQSIDVGAKTEMYASIHDLVEAGKGMIIISSDLSELLGICTRILVMHEGHIVDEMTRMEATEERITQSASGMTGTPRSEAQEIE, from the coding sequence ATGCAAAATATTAACAAGTCATTTTTTGGGGTTAAAGTACTGGATGGCGTTAATTTTCATCTGGGGCATGGAGAAGTGCATGCGTTGATTGGCGGCAACGGAGCCGGCAAATCGACATTGGTGAAAATGATTTCTGGCTTTCATCAACCCGATGAAGGCGAAATTAGCATCGAGGGTAAACGGGTTCATATAAACTCGTCCATTGAAGCGCAGCAATTAGGTGTGTCGATCATTTATCAGGATCCAGCGCTCGTTCAAGACATGAGTATTGCTGAGAACATATTCCTGGGTGTGGAGCCGAGAGTTTTTGGACTATTTGCTAACCATCGCAAGATGAAAAGGGATGCAAAGGTCATTATGAAGTCGTTAGGCTATATTCATCACCCTGGCACTCTGGTCCGCCATCTATCGCTTAGCGAGCAGCATGCTGTTGCGATCGCAAAAGCAATTTCAAAGCGTGCGCGCATTTTAATTATGGATGAACCTACGGCAAGCTTAACGGATATGGAAAGAGAACGTTTATTTCTACTGATCCGTTCTTTTAAGGAAGAAGGCATTGGCATTATCTATATTACACACCGCTTGGAGGAGCTGCACAACATCTGTGATCGGATTACCATTCTACGTGATGGTAAACACGTGATTACGCGCGATTTGAAAGGATTAGGCGAGAATGATGTTATTCGGTTTATGCTTGGCAGAGAGCTGAAATATTTATTCCCACAGGTCACGCATGAGAAAGGAAAAGAGCTTCTCAGTGTGAAGGGGCTTACCCGCAAGCCCTGGTTTAATAATATACAATTTCAGCTGTATGAGGGAGAAATTCTTGGATTTGCCGGTTTGGTCGGTTCGGGAAGAACAGAGCTCGCGAAGACGATTTTCGGAGAGCTAAAAAGGGATTCCGGCGAGGTGATCTGGAAGGGAAAGGAAGTTCGTTTTCGTGGCCCGCGCGAAGCGATCCAGCATCGTTTTGGTTTCGTGAATCGGGATCGATTAGGTAAAGGATTGTTTCCGGATATGAATATTTCCCAAAACTTGACCATATCAGGTCTGGATCATTTACATAAATGGCAGTTTCTTCTGTTTAAAGAGGAGCAAGACAAAGCTCTGGATGCGATCCTTCAATTGAGCATCAACATCCAAGGGCCGGACCAGAAGGTAAAGTACCTTAGCGGCGGAAATCAGCAAAAGGTTACCCTAGGCAGATGGCTGGTTGCGGATTGTGACTTATACTTCCTGGACGAACCTACCCAAAGTATTGACGTAGGCGCTAAAACCGAAATGTATGCCTCTATCCATGATCTTGTGGAAGCAGGCAAAGGAATGATCATCATTTCCTCGGATTTATCAGAGCTGCTCGGCATCTGTACTCGTATTTTAGTCATGCATGAAGGCCATATTGTGGATGAAATGACGCGTATGGAAGCAACGGAGGAAAGAATTACCCAATCAGCATCAGGGATGACAGGTACACCTAGATCGGAGGCACAAGAAATTGAATAA
- a CDS encoding ABC transporter permease, translating to MAKVVDLSAPPTSKNRFGVKVIWEQYSVIFAFIVLVVLASVLSEHFLSVANITNVLRQISIVGIISVGMTFVIILGGIDLSVGSILALSGMVIMAAQVTYHLPIGISILLGLAMGIILGLINGFMITYGKITAFIATLAMMTIARSLALYYADAGAISGMNSNYAKIGNGYLLGIPYPVLIFAFIVLISFVVLEKTVFGRHIYAVGGNRQSARLSAISVIRVTIISYMICGFTAAIGSIIETSRLNSISTSSSGNMYELDAIAAVIIGGASLSGGRGRIIGTLFGVLILGVLSNVMNLLNISPYLQGVVKGLIIIAAVMLQKKE from the coding sequence GTGGCAAAAGTAGTTGATTTGAGTGCACCCCCCACCTCTAAAAACAGATTTGGGGTAAAAGTAATTTGGGAACAATATAGTGTCATTTTTGCTTTTATTGTTCTTGTTGTGTTGGCCTCTGTTTTAAGTGAGCATTTCCTCAGTGTAGCAAACATTACCAATGTACTAAGACAAATTTCAATCGTAGGCATTATATCTGTAGGCATGACGTTTGTCATTATTTTAGGAGGCATTGATTTATCCGTCGGTTCCATCCTGGCGCTATCCGGTATGGTGATTATGGCTGCACAGGTCACTTACCATCTGCCGATTGGTATCTCGATTTTGCTGGGCTTGGCGATGGGGATTATACTCGGCCTCATTAACGGATTTATGATTACCTATGGCAAAATCACAGCATTTATCGCCACGCTCGCTATGATGACTATTGCGAGGTCACTCGCACTTTATTATGCGGATGCAGGCGCGATATCAGGGATGAATTCAAACTATGCAAAAATTGGTAACGGATATTTACTCGGAATTCCTTATCCTGTGTTGATCTTCGCGTTTATTGTACTCATATCCTTTGTCGTATTAGAAAAGACAGTCTTCGGCAGACATATTTATGCCGTAGGCGGCAACAGACAGTCAGCACGTTTATCGGCAATTTCGGTCATACGTGTGACGATCATTTCTTACATGATTTGTGGATTCACCGCGGCTATTGGTTCGATCATAGAAACCTCACGCTTAAATTCAATTTCGACTTCAAGCTCGGGGAACATGTATGAGTTGGATGCGATAGCTGCTGTAATCATAGGTGGGGCTAGCCTATCCGGAGGGCGGGGCCGCATCATTGGTACATTATTTGGTGTTCTGATCTTAGGTGTTTTGAGTAATGTCATGAATTTGCTTAATATTTCACCCTATCTGCAGGGGGTGGTCAAAGGGCTGATTATTATAGCGGCCGTTATGCTGCAAAAGAAAGAATAG
- a CDS encoding helix-turn-helix transcriptional regulator, whose translation MKKLQKEWGNPNQMETIFLDKPRFLSAVQVRSEHLAEYSFSSNPHTEIFLLQEGRGELYNGGQMQSILEGDLLVIHPDTEYGMRPTTGTSFRGILISISGVFISGLPEGRLLDQDALPLLRMETEFDNFNRFFSDIYKEACTPAIGSSEIIASLLQTFLIMLFRFTDHRPRSTSISIPQIVKAYIEENYVRDLSLNDLASVVYVSPYHLAHLFKVEIGISPIQYLIKCRIDKAKRLLTGTTLSVQDISLQVGYPNSNYFNLLFKKTTGESPGKFRKQS comes from the coding sequence TTGAAAAAATTACAAAAGGAGTGGGGAAATCCAAATCAGATGGAGACCATTTTTTTAGATAAACCTCGCTTCCTATCAGCCGTACAAGTTCGTTCTGAGCACTTGGCAGAGTATTCTTTTTCTTCCAACCCACACACAGAAATCTTTTTACTTCAAGAAGGGCGTGGTGAGCTTTATAATGGCGGCCAAATGCAATCGATTCTTGAAGGGGATTTACTTGTCATTCATCCGGACACGGAATATGGTATGCGACCAACTACGGGTACATCCTTTCGGGGTATATTAATTTCGATTTCTGGGGTATTCATTTCAGGCTTGCCGGAAGGTCGGTTGCTTGATCAGGATGCGCTGCCGTTATTAAGAATGGAGACAGAGTTCGACAACTTTAATCGATTTTTTTCGGATATCTATAAGGAAGCATGCACACCTGCAATAGGGTCTTCGGAGATTATCGCTTCTTTGCTTCAAACCTTTCTCATTATGCTATTTCGATTTACGGACCACAGACCGCGTTCGACATCGATTTCTATTCCACAAATTGTAAAGGCTTACATTGAAGAAAATTATGTCAGGGATCTCTCCTTAAATGATTTAGCAAGCGTTGTTTATGTAAGCCCGTATCATTTGGCTCATTTATTTAAAGTGGAAATCGGCATTTCACCTATCCAATATTTGATTAAATGCAGAATTGATAAAGCGAAAAGATTGCTAACGGGGACGACTCTTTCCGTACAGGATATCTCCTTGCAGGTCGGGTACCCGAATTCTAATTATTTTAATCTCCTGTTTAAGAAAACAACGGGCGAATCACCCGGGAAGTTTAGAAAGCAATCCTAG
- a CDS encoding leucine-rich repeat domain-containing protein, with product MNKWKSVCFLLVCSVLVGLTNEAYASGKTVSFADVNLEAAVRDKLNKSAGDITDDDMEGLTDLDASNRGIKDISGIEYAIHLKTLILNNNQIASMDAFSKLVDLKSLWLMNNHITWLSDVSALSHLEHLYLANNQIDSLAGLEPLLQLKELNVAGNQIHELSPLTALNKLESLNVEDNKITDISGMESLGKLQWLSLAYNPVTHLSPIGELAQLQYINQRGFAVSSDSNELLKQLKNQGVIVERALVIPAGAYLYDVNQDAVSDMNDVNDMINYYLDINDMRNRHAELKVTGNEIDAAQIDGTAYIYDINRDGVFDKQDIQDLIHFYLNLNDAKSKHVEFKLIVK from the coding sequence GTGAATAAGTGGAAAAGTGTATGTTTTCTGCTAGTATGTTCCGTCTTGGTCGGGCTAACCAATGAGGCTTACGCCAGCGGAAAAACGGTTTCGTTTGCTGATGTTAATTTGGAAGCCGCCGTGAGGGACAAATTGAATAAGTCTGCAGGGGATATCACAGATGATGATATGGAAGGATTGACGGACCTCGATGCGTCGAACAGAGGGATTAAGGATATAAGCGGAATTGAATATGCCATTCATCTGAAGACACTAATCCTGAATAACAATCAAATCGCAAGTATGGATGCATTCAGCAAGCTGGTTGACTTAAAGTCACTTTGGTTGATGAACAATCACATTACCTGGTTGAGCGACGTCAGCGCTTTAAGCCATCTTGAACATCTGTATTTGGCTAATAATCAAATTGACAGCTTGGCTGGATTAGAACCTTTGCTCCAATTAAAAGAGCTGAATGTAGCCGGAAACCAAATTCATGAGCTTTCGCCATTAACTGCGCTGAACAAGCTGGAATCACTCAATGTGGAAGATAACAAAATTACGGACATTTCAGGGATGGAGTCGTTAGGAAAACTGCAATGGCTTTCATTAGCGTACAATCCGGTAACCCATCTTTCACCCATTGGTGAATTAGCTCAACTGCAATATATCAATCAACGAGGCTTTGCCGTCTCATCGGATTCAAATGAGTTGCTCAAGCAATTGAAGAACCAGGGTGTAATTGTGGAGCGTGCGTTAGTGATCCCTGCCGGCGCCTATCTGTATGATGTGAATCAAGATGCTGTCTCCGATATGAATGATGTTAACGATATGATTAATTATTATCTGGATATTAACGATATGAGAAATCGCCATGCGGAATTGAAAGTCACGGGTAATGAGATCGATGCTGCGCAAATTGACGGAACCGCGTACATCTATGATATCAACCGAGATGGCGTGTTCGATAAGCAGGATATCCAAGATTTGATTCATTTTTATTTGAATTTGAATGATGCGAAAAGCAAGCATGTTGAATTTAAACTAATCGTTAAATGA